The sequence ATTTTGAATACGGCTTAGGGTATCGTTTTTATCTCAAATAATGGTGAGAGGTTTTTTATATTTTTTTCTTTTCCTTTTTTTAAGCTCTTGTAAAAAAGAAAATGCCGTTGATTGTTTTAAATCAAACGGTAAAGAGATTACTGAACTTCGTCAGCCCGGCAGCTTTACAAAGATCGATATGAATGATAAGATTGATGTAACACTTGTTCAGGGGCCGGAAATAAAAGTGGAAGTCACTGCCGGGCAACACATCATTAAAAATATTTCTACCCGGGTAGAAGACGGAATTTTAAAAATTCAAAATAACAACAAATGCAATTTTGTGCGGGGATACAAAAGACGTGTGCGTGTAAAAATTACTTTACCTTATTGTTATAGCGTTATTAATAACGGAGTGGCAATGCTTACTATAGAAGCAGGCTTCGCACAGGATTCTATCAGAGTAAGAGCAGAAAGTTCGGGAGACATTCATTTAAATGGTACATACGATTACGTAAAAGCGCATTCTAATGGTAACGGTGATGTGTATCTGAATGGAAGTTGTAAATCATTAAATGTTTTTATAAACGGTACTAATTTTTTGCGAGCAGAGAATTTTGTCATCAGCGATTATGTTTTTGTGCAAACATTAAGTAAAGGCGACTGCTTTTTTAGCATTGATAAGTTAAATAAGTTCGAGTACATTATTTACGATAAAGGAAGTATTTATTACAAAGGCAGTCCTGCCACAATGAGTGGCTTTGTGGAAAAAGATGCCAGCGGGAAACTTGTAAAGGAGGATTAGTCTCTGCATAACTTAAAAACATAGAAACATAGAAGGGATAGGAATAAGCTGGATGCTTAAACTAACACAAAGGATTTGAAACTTTGCTTCAAATTCACGAATGAAATCCAGCCTGCGATTCAAAGATTTTACTCCAAAATGTTTCGCGGCCAAAACATACTATGTGTTTCAATCTTTGTTCGGATAAACAAAAACCCCGCCATCACGGGTAGCGCGATCGACGGGGGGTGTTGCGTGATTAGTTGGATGGTTATAACCACAAATTAATTATCAATAAACCGGTCTTTTAATTGTTGTTCGGTATTGATGATATGAATTATAAAATTTAAAAGATTAAGTAAATGCAGTTGTTGGTTTTGCGCTGCAAGCAAACGGTATTTTTCAGGATGCGTTAACTGTAAAGCAGAGGCTACACTGTAAATGGTAAGATTAGCAACTGTTTCATAATCTATTAATTTATTCTGAACGGTGCCAAAGTAATTTACAGTAGCATCCTGAAGATTATTTAAAATTACTTTTTGGTTGACATTTAAATATTCTATAAGTCCTGCACCATATAACTTCGGACGAAGCACTTCAGAAAATTCTAAGAGTTCAAAAATGTTTGTACCTTCTACAAGAATGTCCATTCCGCCGTTTTCGTAGGTTTTAAGAATGCGGTTGATCTTTACTTCGCAACCAAAACGTTGTCTTTTTCCTTTTTCCACGAAGGGAATACCAAAGGAAGCATCATTGTCTAAACAGTCATCCACCAATTGTTTGTAGCGCTCTTCGAAAATATAGAGCTTTGTTGTCTCTCCCGGAAATAACACCATGTTAAGGGGAAACATGGGAAGCGTTAATTGTCTTGTTTTCATATGCGTGTATTTAGTGTTAATTACAGGCCGCATGAAATAATCATGCATCTTTGGAGCTGGTATATCAGGTAGCCTGTAGGTACTTATACCTTTAGAACGGAATTTTTCAAAAATCGTGCTGAGTTTTGAAAGAATTTGTTCGAATATACCTGGAGATTTGTTTAGCATAACGGTTCAAGTATATATACGAAGGCGGCACCCGGAACGTTGGGTACAAGTAAAGGTAATTTGATACAGCAGTCTAAAAGGTGCTTTTCGGTTATTGAATAGCAGTTTTCAATGAGTGAATGAAATGCTCAATTGCCTGATTTTAGGGCAATTTTCCATAAAAAGCGTGTAAGAGGGTTATAAAGTAATGCCTAATTTTTTGGCAATTGCCGGACTCAGCGCTTTTTTGTGAAGCATAATACTCGTTGTTTTATAAAGCACATAGCTTTCGCTGGCATAGAAATAACCATCGCATTGATTTGATTCTGCGCCCCAGCTGTTCTTTACAATATAGTAAGGGGTAGTATTCTGATCTTTTACCAGGCCAACCACATGCATACCATGATCATCCTGCGTCTCGTAGTTATCAAATGCTTTCTGGCGCAGCTCCTGGGTTATTTCCAGTTGTTTTACAGGTTTAAGAGACATGTTTTTTCTTTCCTCATCCGAGAGTTTTGCCCCGTAATTTTCAGGAATAATTGCAAGTCCATCCGCACGCATAAACCCTTTCTCACTTACATCAGCGCCCCAGGCAAAAGTATAACCGGAGTTAATAGCAGTGGTCATAACTTCTTTAAATTCGTTTAATGGTAAGTTGTAAGTCTGTTGCCAATTCCAGTTGTCTGGAATCTCCAAAACAAAAGGTGTGTAGTAGGGATGATGCGAAAAGGAAGTTAGAAAAATATAATCGTCAGGATTTAGTCCTGTTGCTTGCGCGTAACTTTTCGGAGTATAACTTTTTCCTTTGTAGTCAAATTTTTCGGGAATTTTTCCCAGATATTCGTCACACACTGCATTTACAGTGTTGTGTAAAAAGGTAAAATCAATTTTTTGCGTCTCGTCTAAAGACGTGGGTTGCAAGATGTTTTTCAGAGTTGTTTCTAACATCTTATGATTATGAGGCGCACTGAGATCTTTTTTACCTGTGTAAACTTCTTCTGGTACCATTCCGTAGTTTTTTAAAACGTTAATAGCATCTGGAAATCCGCCCCCCTCGCCGAAGTTCGTCCGTCCATGCATGCGGATGTAGTTATCTGCTTTTAGAGCGTACACTTTGTTTACCACAAACATTTCGCTCAGGTTAAAATCTTTCCCTTTTCCCATTCTTATCATTTCACTTTCAAAGAAGGAGAGTGATGAAAATGACCAACAGGTGCTGGTTTGGTTCTGATTTTGAACAGGGGTATTTTCAATGTCTTTCACCACTGTGAATTTATATTCGCTGTCTTTTTTATTTGTTCTCTCTTGAGCTGTAATGCCAAGACTTAAAAAGAACAATCCGATAATCAGTTTGTGTTGCATGATGTTTATTTAGCTGGAGTAGTTTTTATAATGTGAAGCAAATATCTTATTTCAAAAACGGTAAACAAAATATAATGCAGTATGAAATGGATTGAAAAAGTATAAAATCCCGGATTGTCAATCACAGAATAGGCCAGGATAAAAACCAATGCAAAAAGTAATTTCACCACCACTGTACCCAATAAAAGTTCGGTAAAGCCTTCCTTACCTGCTTTATGGGAGTATAAAAAATTAAGAATGATGGAAAGTAGGGCGAAAAATGAAAGCCCCAGGTACCAGTTCTTCGAAACTAAAGAACTTAAACCATTTAAAGCAAGAGAAAGAAAGATGCAAAGGAGAGAGGTGTAGAGAACTGTAAGTAAATTTCGGAGCACTAACTTCATTCCTTTTTTGGATTTATAAAATCTTTCAAAACCAAATATAAGGCTGTTCCAATTCCTAACAAACTTAAAATGATAGTATAAACGGGTGTGGTAGTTTTGAAGTGCTCGTCGAGTTTGGCTCCTCCCCAGCAGCTCAACCCAATAATAACAGCCATTTGTATGGCTATATTACCGTATTTAAAAAAAGGATTAGGCTGTTTTTGCTGTGGCATTCATTCTGTCTGAATTCTGAACCATGTTTTTTACTTTGGCGCCCATGTTACAGCTTCCGGTAAATAAGGCTCCCGGCTCAATCATTAATTTAGAAGTAACAATATCACCATTGATCTTTGCGGTTGCTTTTAAAGAAAGCGTTTCCGAAATATTCACAGTGCCTTTCACTTCACCTTCTAATTCGGCATTTACGCTGGTAATATTACCTTCTACCATCCCGTTCGGACCAAGAACTAACTTTCCGGTTATCACAATGTTTCCGGTTAAAAGTCCATCAATACGAACGTCACCTGCAGATGTAATGTCACCTACGATTTTGGTTCCTTTTCCGATAATGTTTATTGATCCGACTTCTACTGTCTGATTTTTTGATGATCCCATTCCCAACATGATGTTTAATTTTTTGGTCAGTAATTAATAATTCCAAAAATAGCAGAATCTTTTGTTTTTACGCTTGATTTAACGTTAAAATTGGCATTTTTTCGACAAAACTGCTTAATTTGAGCATAAAGCCGGGCCCAGCGTTTTTGTGCCTGATCGCTAAACAAGCCAGCAGATCTAAGAAAATTCTCAAACCTGGAAACAACAGGAACTTATGGTATTCTGAGGGTTACTTAATGGTTTACCTGGCAATTATCACAATATACTGTCATCCGTTTTCCTTTCCCGATATTTTCTTTAATCAAAGGAAGGTTGCACCGCGGACAAATTTTTTTCTCGTAAACATTAAAGTGCTTACTAAGCGTATTCTCTTTTTTCCATTTGTAAAAATTCCAGGTGTAGGTTTCAGTTTTTTTAATGAGTTCTCGTAGTTTTTTAAGAGGAAGATCCTTCACCAAGGACCTTGGATGAATACGCGCTAAAAATAATGCCTCATTTTTAATAATATTTCCTACACCTGAAAAAATTTGTTGATCGAGTAGGGCGTCGCATACATTTAAGTCTTCAGATTTTGTAAGTTCTTTCAATTTTTTCTCTGCGCCTTTAGCGTCCCACTTATCAGACATGATATCTGCTTTCATATCATAAACATCTTCGGGAGAGCCTTCTACCAGGATCACATTGCAGGTATAAAAATTTATTTCTCCTTTGATAAAACTCAACCGTAGGCGTGGCTTTGCGTCCCGACGTTCATTTATCCGATAAGAACCAAACATTAATAAGTGAATGCGGATGAAAAATCCTTTGAAACAAATTAAAGTATGTTTACCCCAGCTTTGTAGTGTTAAGATTTTTTTGCCCTTCATGCGCTCCAGGCCGACTCTAGCAGTGCCACTCGCTTCAATGACTTTTTTACCTTCAAAAGGTTTTAGTTTTTCTTTGAGAATGAGTATAGATGGACCTTCAGGCATGTGTGAGCTATGCGAAGGGTATGCCAGTTCTCGACTACCAACAAGCTGGCCCTAACCTCCACCGGATGGGAGCACTGCTTGCACTGACAAGCTACGTTCGCATTGACAAGACTATACTTGAAACAATATCGACTACCTGCTATCCAAAGTCGTAATCTCG is a genomic window of Sphingobacteriaceae bacterium containing:
- a CDS encoding aminopeptidase; the protein is MQHKLIIGLFFLSLGITAQERTNKKDSEYKFTVVKDIENTPVQNQNQTSTCWSFSSLSFFESEMIRMGKGKDFNLSEMFVVNKVYALKADNYIRMHGRTNFGEGGGFPDAINVLKNYGMVPEEVYTGKKDLSAPHNHKMLETTLKNILQPTSLDETQKIDFTFLHNTVNAVCDEYLGKIPEKFDYKGKSYTPKSYAQATGLNPDDYIFLTSFSHHPYYTPFVLEIPDNWNWQQTYNLPLNEFKEVMTTAINSGYTFAWGADVSEKGFMRADGLAIIPENYGAKLSDEERKNMSLKPVKQLEITQELRQKAFDNYETQDDHGMHVVGLVKDQNTTPYYIVKNSWGAESNQCDGYFYASESYVLYKTTSIMLHKKALSPAIAKKLGITL
- a CDS encoding cell shape determination protein CcmA; protein product: MGSSKNQTVEVGSINIIGKGTKIVGDITSAGDVRIDGLLTGNIVITGKLVLGPNGMVEGNITSVNAELEGEVKGTVNISETLSLKATAKINGDIVTSKLMIEPGALFTGSCNMGAKVKNMVQNSDRMNATAKTA
- a CDS encoding endonuclease, translating into MPEGPSILILKEKLKPFEGKKVIEASGTARVGLERMKGKKILTLQSWGKHTLICFKGFFIRIHLLMFGSYRINERRDAKPRLRLSFIKGEINFYTCNVILVEGSPEDVYDMKADIMSDKWDAKGAEKKLKELTKSEDLNVCDALLDQQIFSGVGNIIKNEALFLARIHPRSLVKDLPLKKLRELIKKTETYTWNFYKWKKENTLSKHFNVYEKKICPRCNLPLIKENIGKGKRMTVYCDNCQVNH